Proteins encoded together in one Streptomyces umbrinus window:
- a CDS encoding GAF and ANTAR domain-containing protein, which translates to MNQQLLAKTFVELADNLVADFDLIDFLRLLTDRCVSMLDASAAGVLLADRDGKLRVMAASDERVRLLELFQLQNDEGPCLECYRTGQPVIVPDLTREVDRWPHFATAAHRSGFGAVQALPMRLRDETVGALNLFHATPGPFDPAGTLIGQALADVATISLLQQRSTHRSTVLNEQLQTALNSRVLIEQAKGKLAERQNIDMEQAFTALRGYARAHNRRLSEVARAFIDGTEVLPGLVA; encoded by the coding sequence ATGAATCAGCAGCTCCTGGCCAAGACCTTCGTCGAGCTGGCGGACAACCTGGTCGCCGACTTCGACCTCATCGACTTCCTGCGTCTGCTCACCGACCGCTGCGTGAGCATGCTCGACGCGAGCGCCGCCGGGGTGCTGCTGGCCGACCGGGACGGCAAACTCCGTGTGATGGCCGCCTCCGACGAACGGGTACGCCTGCTGGAACTCTTCCAGCTCCAGAACGACGAGGGCCCCTGCCTGGAGTGCTACCGCACCGGGCAACCGGTGATCGTCCCCGACCTGACCCGGGAGGTCGACCGCTGGCCGCACTTCGCCACAGCGGCCCACCGCAGCGGATTCGGCGCCGTCCAGGCCCTGCCCATGCGCCTGCGCGACGAGACCGTCGGCGCCCTGAACCTCTTCCACGCCACCCCCGGCCCCTTCGACCCGGCCGGCACGCTCATCGGCCAGGCCCTGGCCGACGTCGCCACCATCAGCCTCCTGCAACAACGCTCCACCCACCGCAGCACCGTCCTCAACGAACAACTCCAGACGGCGCTCAACAGCCGCGTCCTGATCGAACAGGCCAAGGGGAAACTCGCCGAACGCCAGAACATCGACATGGAACAGGCCTTCACCGCACTGCGCGGCTACGCCCGCGCCCACAACCGCCGCCTGTCCGAGGTGGCCCGCGCCTTCATCGACGGTACGGAAGTCCTTCCCGGCCTGGTGGCCTGA
- a CDS encoding ANTAR domain-containing protein, with amino-acid sequence MRSDSRSARIQVLVAEQAARRGARPGVVDVCAAAVAALPVGGAGVSAMSKTAASHPLCSTDTISEQLEELQLTLGEGPCVDAFTHGSAVLTPDLLTGELQDRWTVFADAALDAGARAVFALPLQIGAISPGVLDLYANVPTVLDAEELADALAFADLATLLLLDARIDETGAPVGGALADRGFEDLGGYRAEIDQATGILTVQLEVGIDEAFVRLRAYAYTQGRRLADVAADVVAHRLRFSPDTEPKRTDDDT; translated from the coding sequence ATGAGGTCCGACAGCCGCTCGGCCCGCATCCAGGTGCTGGTCGCCGAACAGGCAGCCCGACGCGGCGCCCGGCCCGGCGTGGTCGATGTGTGTGCCGCAGCCGTGGCCGCCCTCCCGGTCGGCGGAGCCGGGGTATCGGCGATGTCCAAGACCGCCGCAAGCCATCCGCTGTGCAGCACCGACACCATCAGCGAGCAACTGGAGGAGCTCCAGCTCACCCTGGGTGAAGGACCCTGCGTGGACGCCTTCACCCACGGCTCGGCCGTCCTGACACCCGATCTGCTCACCGGTGAACTGCAGGACCGCTGGACCGTGTTCGCCGATGCGGCCCTGGACGCCGGGGCACGCGCCGTCTTCGCACTCCCCCTGCAGATCGGGGCGATCAGCCCGGGAGTCCTGGACCTGTACGCCAACGTCCCCACCGTGCTGGACGCGGAGGAGCTGGCCGACGCGCTGGCGTTCGCCGACCTCGCGACACTGCTCCTGCTCGATGCGCGGATCGATGAGACGGGCGCGCCGGTCGGCGGAGCACTGGCAGACCGGGGCTTCGAGGACCTGGGCGGATACCGGGCGGAGATCGACCAGGCCACCGGCATCCTCACCGTCCAGCTCGAAGTCGGCATCGACGAAGCCTTCGTCCGGCTGCGCGCCTACGCCTATACCCAGGGACGCCGGCTCGCCGACGTGGCCGCCGACGTGGTGGCCCACCGGCTCCGCTTCTCCCCCGACACGGAACCGAAACGGACGGACGATGACACCTGA
- a CDS encoding STAS domain-containing protein: MPVPQLTIYRHDQRHRALVTLAGEIGLESAPLLRAALAQCLSDGIRIIDVDLTTVTFCDCSGLNAFLYAAQRTTEAGGILRLHNPPPSLARILEVTGCGFLLLGLPLWHLSPSLGNIPDPAAPALPHRSAPRVPVFSGDAR, translated from the coding sequence ATGCCTGTCCCACAGCTCACCATCTACCGCCATGATCAAAGGCACCGGGCACTGGTCACCCTGGCCGGTGAGATCGGCCTGGAATCGGCACCGCTGCTGCGCGCGGCACTGGCACAGTGCCTGAGCGACGGCATCCGCATCATCGATGTCGACCTCACCACCGTGACGTTCTGCGACTGCAGTGGCCTCAATGCCTTCCTCTACGCCGCACAGCGGACCACGGAGGCCGGCGGGATCCTACGACTGCACAACCCGCCACCGTCACTGGCGCGGATCCTCGAGGTCACCGGCTGCGGGTTCCTGCTTCTCGGCCTTCCGCTCTGGCATCTGTCACCGTCTCTCGGGAACATCCCTGACCCGGCCGCTCCAGCCCTGCCGCACCGGAGTGCTCCCCGGGTGCCTGTCTTCTCGGGCGATGCGCGGTGA
- a CDS encoding IS630 family transposase, whose translation MRSDQVTGRTWGEKGRTPIVRRTGNRFSVNAISAISTKGRMHFMVFTETFDAKVMCRFLVRFIGHFDRKIHLVVDGHSVRRSRAVRTWLADHADRIELHFLPSYSPELNPDELVNADLKRSLPTSSRARNQAQLAAETRRFFHRRQRQPHIVRGYFGGPHVRYTLEENHLSF comes from the coding sequence ATCCGTTCCGATCAGGTCACCGGCCGTACCTGGGGCGAGAAGGGCCGCACCCCCATCGTGCGCCGCACCGGCAACCGGTTCTCCGTGAACGCGATATCCGCGATCAGCACGAAAGGCCGGATGCACTTCATGGTGTTCACCGAGACCTTCGACGCAAAAGTCATGTGCCGCTTCCTCGTCCGGTTCATCGGCCACTTCGACCGCAAGATCCACCTCGTGGTGGACGGTCACTCCGTACGCCGCTCCCGCGCGGTCCGCACATGGCTGGCCGACCACGCCGACAGGATCGAGCTGCACTTCCTGCCCTCGTACTCACCCGAGCTGAACCCCGACGAACTCGTCAATGCTGACCTCAAACGCAGCCTGCCCACGAGCAGCAGGGCCCGCAACCAGGCCCAACTCGCAGCCGAGACCCGCAGGTTCTTCCATCGCCGCCAGCGCCAGCCCCACATCGTCCGCGGCTACTTCGGCGGCCCCCACGTCCGCTACACCCTCGAAGAGAACCATTTGAGTTTCTAA
- a CDS encoding IS3 family transposase (programmed frameshift), whose product MAPPSKYSPEFREEAVQIALRSSKTISEVARELELNSETLRGWVKKHQKQQEPAPDAELTVNERARLKELERRNRELEMEVTFLKKAAGVLREGSPVASKYEFIDEMRLDTEEYAYSVEFMCGRLGVSRSGYYDWRSRPESATAQRREELKLLIKKAFDISDSTYGHRRIQAQLDRWGVAAGMELVRCLMRELGLVPCQPRPKRFGLTQAAAGQVPDLVGRDFTADAPGEKLVGDITYITTGEGWLYLATVIDCCTKEVIGYAMDDHYQTSLISRAIRNAARNRSLSAGAIFHSDRGSNYMSAEFGKTLNRFGLRRSSGRTGICFDNAMAESFFGVLKNERVSRVTYLTREAARQDITRYIEFWYNRKRLHSAVGYRPPREVHAEYEKLRIAA is encoded by the exons GTGGCGCCACCCAGTAAGTACTCGCCGGAGTTCCGCGAGGAAGCCGTCCAGATCGCGTTGAGGTCGAGCAAGACGATCTCTGAAGTCGCCCGGGAGCTTGAGCTGAACTCGGAGACGCTACGCGGCTGGGTGAAGAAGCACCAGAAGCAGCAGGAACCGGCCCCCGATGCGGAACTGACGGTGAACGAGCGGGCGCGCCTGAAGGAACTCGAACGACGCAACCGCGAGCTGGAGATGGAAGTTACCTTCCTGAAAAAAGCCGCAG GCGTACTTCGCGAAGGATCCCCGGTAGCAAGCAAGTACGAGTTCATCGACGAGATGCGGCTCGACACCGAGGAGTACGCCTACAGCGTCGAGTTCATGTGCGGCCGACTCGGCGTGTCCAGGTCCGGCTACTACGACTGGCGATCCCGCCCGGAATCCGCAACGGCCCAGCGGCGCGAAGAATTGAAACTGCTCATCAAGAAAGCCTTCGACATATCCGACAGCACCTACGGGCACCGGCGCATCCAGGCTCAACTGGATCGCTGGGGCGTCGCCGCGGGCATGGAGCTGGTCCGCTGCCTCATGCGTGAACTGGGCCTGGTGCCCTGCCAGCCAAGGCCGAAGAGGTTCGGCCTCACCCAGGCCGCAGCCGGCCAGGTACCGGATCTGGTGGGCCGTGACTTCACCGCAGATGCGCCTGGCGAAAAGCTCGTCGGTGACATCACCTACATCACGACCGGGGAAGGCTGGCTGTACCTCGCGACGGTCATCGACTGCTGCACGAAGGAAGTTATCGGTTACGCGATGGACGACCACTACCAAACCTCGCTGATATCCAGGGCGATCCGCAACGCGGCACGGAACAGAAGCCTCTCGGCGGGAGCGATATTTCACTCGGACCGCGGAAGCAACTACATGTCAGCCGAGTTCGGGAAGACGCTCAACCGGTTCGGACTGCGCAGGTCTTCCGGCCGTACCGGGATCTGTTTCGACAATGCCATGGCCGAATCGTTCTTCGGCGTGTTGAAGAACGAGCGCGTATCTCGGGTCACTTACCTGACCCGAGAGGCTGCCCGGCAGGACATCACTCGGTACATTGAATTCTGGTACAATCGCAAACGCCTCCACTCGGCGGTGGGTTACCGCCCTCCACGTGAAGTCCACGCCGAGTACGAAAAGTTGCGAATCGCCGCGTGA
- a CDS encoding transposase, with translation MADLGSVFKDHQVMDHGVMIRRHELTDHEWELLAPVIRRAATGRPRVEDRQIINGMVYKIRTGISWRDLPERYGPWKTVYTRFRRYAPDGVFTRAL, from the coding sequence ATGGCGGATCTAGGGTCCGTCTTCAAAGATCATCAGGTCATGGATCACGGTGTGATGATACGTCGCCATGAACTCACCGATCATGAGTGGGAGTTACTCGCTCCAGTCATACGGCGGGCTGCGACGGGCCGACCTCGCGTAGAAGACCGGCAGATCATCAACGGGATGGTCTACAAGATCCGGACCGGGATCTCCTGGCGTGACCTGCCGGAACGCTACGGGCCATGGAAGACGGTCTACACCCGCTTTCGCCGTTACGCCCCGGACGGCGTGTTCACCCGGGCTCTCTGA
- a CDS encoding sensor histidine kinase: MGTPTRSSLIAVVLVGADVMLFSRITEDPKYTSWVTYPVNSIVVVLASVPAVPLLIWRRRAPVIAFLVLTVHDLLLTCVLGTRPVLTPMAALYTVSSRRELRTTLDCLAAALAVHGLAVAYEVYPLTPAERPLDSLLIATFLTFCDAAAVLVGRWAANSRIRERHLIAERSVAVEAERLRIARELHDIVAHAVTVMVLQSAGARRAMATEPARAQKAMQAVEDVGVQAMAELRRMLNVLRPVQGAVDNTSIDRAPRLSMLTDLVEQVRTTGVAVQVDSSGRPAPLDHSVDTTAYRVIQEALTNVTRHSGPGSSACVRLRWSGTALEIVVTDDGAGTPLSRAKDMSSGLGLVGLRERVTVIGGSMASKSLAEGGYQLTAILPVTTQAGP; encoded by the coding sequence ATGGGTACGCCAACACGAAGCAGCCTGATAGCTGTAGTGCTCGTCGGCGCCGATGTCATGCTCTTCTCCCGCATCACCGAAGATCCCAAGTACACGTCCTGGGTGACGTATCCCGTCAACTCAATCGTCGTGGTATTGGCCAGTGTGCCGGCGGTTCCCCTCCTCATCTGGCGCCGTCGTGCACCGGTCATTGCCTTCCTCGTGCTGACCGTGCACGATCTCCTGCTCACCTGCGTGCTCGGGACCAGGCCGGTGCTCACCCCCATGGCGGCTCTGTACACCGTGAGCAGCCGGCGAGAATTACGGACGACTCTCGACTGCTTGGCCGCTGCATTAGCAGTACATGGCTTGGCAGTCGCCTATGAGGTCTATCCGCTCACCCCAGCAGAGCGGCCTCTCGACAGCCTGCTCATTGCCACATTCCTCACCTTCTGTGACGCAGCAGCGGTCCTCGTGGGCCGATGGGCAGCGAACAGCCGCATCCGGGAACGGCACCTGATAGCCGAACGCTCGGTGGCAGTCGAGGCGGAACGCCTGCGTATCGCAAGAGAGCTCCACGACATCGTTGCGCACGCAGTGACGGTAATGGTTCTACAGTCCGCAGGCGCCCGCCGCGCGATGGCAACCGAGCCGGCCCGGGCCCAAAAAGCCATGCAGGCAGTGGAAGACGTCGGAGTCCAAGCAATGGCCGAGCTACGCCGCATGCTGAACGTGCTACGGCCCGTGCAAGGAGCCGTCGACAACACCAGCATCGACCGAGCGCCACGGCTTTCCATGCTCACGGACCTCGTCGAGCAGGTTCGAACGACCGGGGTCGCAGTACAAGTTGATTCGTCGGGGCGACCAGCACCACTGGACCACAGCGTGGACACCACCGCCTATCGTGTCATCCAGGAAGCATTGACCAACGTAACTCGCCACAGTGGTCCCGGATCATCCGCATGCGTTCGGCTTCGCTGGTCAGGGACCGCACTTGAGATCGTCGTCACCGACGACGGCGCAGGCACCCCTTTATCCCGCGCGAAGGACATGTCAAGCGGACTCGGACTCGTCGGACTGCGAGAACGCGTCACAGTGATAGGCGGAAGCATGGCGTCCAAAAGCCTTGCTGAGGGTGGCTATCAACTGACCGCCATCCTCCCTGTCACAACACAAGCCGGACCCTAA